From Amycolatopsis sp. WQ 127309:
GTGCGTCTACCAGCACGCGATGGTCGTCCCGCAGCTCACGGTGGCCGAGAACCTGTTCCTGAACCGGCAGGCGGGCGGCGGGTTCGCCATCGGCTGGAAGAAGCTGCGGCGGCAGGCCACCGAGCTGCTCGGGTCGTGGGACGTGCACGTCGACGTCGACACCCCGGCCGGCGAGCTGTCGGTCGAGGACCGGCAGTTCGTCGAGATCGCCCGCGCGCTGTCGTACGGCGCCCGGTTCATCGTGCTCGACGAACCGACCGCGCAGCTGGACAAACAGGCCATCGAGCGGCTCTTCGAGCGGATGCGCCAGATGCAGGCGAACGGCGTGACGTTCCTGTTCATCTCGCACCACCTGCACGAGGTCTACGAGGTGTGCCAGGCGGTCACGGTGCTGCGCGACGCGAAGCACGTGCTGACCGCGCCGGTCGCCGAGGTCGGCCGGGCCGAGCTGGTCGACGCGATGACCGGCGAACCGGGCGGCCTGTCCGTCCGCGACGCCGCCACGCGGGACGCCCTGGAGGCGGACGCGCCGGAGATCCTGCAGGTCGACGGCCTGTCCGGCGACGGCTTCTCGGACGTCTCGTTCCGGCTCCGCCAGGGCGAGGTCGTCGGGCTCGCGGGCAGCAACGCCAGCGGGAAGCACCAGGTCGCCGAGACGATCTACGGCCTGCGGCGCCCGGCCGCGGGCACGGTCCGAGTCGAGGGCAAGCCGTTGCGGCCGGGGGACATCCCGGCGGCGCTCAAGGCCGGGATCGGCTGCGTGCCGCGCGACCGGCACCACGAAGGCCTGGTGCTGGAGCACCCGATCATGGACAACGCCACACTGTCCATTTTGGACAAGATGGGCCGCGGCGGGATCGCGTCGCCGAAGACGCGGTTCACGAAGGCGTCCCAGGCGCTGGCGGACTACGGCATCGTCGCCGCGAGCGCCGAGCAGCCGGTGTCGGACCTGTCCGGCGGCAACCAGCAGAAAGTCGTCCTCGCCCGGGCGCTGGCCAGTGACCCGCGGGTCGTCGTGCTGATCAACCCGACGGCCGGGGTGGACGTGAAGTCGAAGGAGGCGCTGCTCGCGGTCGTCGACCGGGTGCGCGCCGAAGGCAAGGCGGTGCTGATCGTCAGCGACGAGCTGGACGACCTGCGCCTGAGCGACCGGGTCCTGGTGCTGCGCGCCGGGGCCGTGGTCGCCGAGCACCAGGCCGGGTGGTCCGACGGCGACCTCGTGGCCGACATCGAAGGAGTCGAGCTTTCGTGACCGACGTGATGACCGATCCCCAGCCGGAGCTGCCCGCGCCGCCCCGGCGTCGCAAGGCCCTCTGGCTGCGGGAACTCGCGCTGCTGCCCGCGCTCGTCGTGGTGTTCGTCATCGGTGGCCTGGTCGACGACACGTTCGTCGGCTGGAGCAACATCGTCAGCATCCTGACCGCGTCGGCCGCGCTGTCGCTGGTCGTGCTGGGCGAGTCGCTGGTGCTGATCACCGGGAAGTTCGACCTGTCGCTGGAATCCACCATGGGCCTGGCGCCCGCGCTCGGCGCGATGGTGGTGATCCCGGCGGCGTCGGCCGGCTTCGGCGTCGAACTGCCCACCGCGATCGGCCTGCTGGTGATCCCGCTGTGCGGCGCGCTCGTCGGGTTCGTCAACGGCTTCCTGATCGTGAAGCTGAAACTGAACGCCTTCATCGTCACCCTCGCCATGCTCACCGTGCTGCGGGGTGTGCAGGTCGGCTCGACCAAGGGCAAGACGCTGTTCAACCTGCCGGACTCGTTCACGAACCTGGCGACCACGACGTTCGCCGGGCTGCCGATGTCGGTGTGGCTGGCGGCGGTGCTGTTCGCGGTCGCCGGCTGGGTGCTGCGCTACCACCGCGTCGGCCGCGCGCTGTACGCGATCGGCGGCAACCGCGAAGCCGCGCGGGCGGCCGGGGTGCGCGTCGACCGGATCGCGTGGGCGGTGTTCGTCGTCGCCGGCATCCTCGCGGCGATCGGCGGGCTCGCGTACACGGGGTACGTCGGCGCGCTGGGCGCGAACCAGGGCTCGGGGCTGATCCTGCAGGTCTTCGCGGCCGCGGTGATCGGCGGCGTCTCCCTCGACGGCGGCAAGGGCACGCTCGTCGGCGCGCTGACCGGCGTCCTGCTGCTGTCGTCGGTGTCGAGCCTGCTCAACTACGCGCACGTCACGGCGGAGTGGCAGGGCGCCATCTACGGCGCCATCATCCTGGTCGCGCTGATCATCGCCCGGTACGCCGGCGGCAAACCCCAAACCTGAGCCGCCCTGTGTGATCATCCGACGTTCAAAGCCGTGAAGGCCTCCTTACCGGCCTTAAAGGCCGTGAAGGAGGCCTTCACGGCTCACCGGAGGTGCGTGTGCGGCTAGGAAGCTTCCGCGGCGGGCAGGTCGGGCACCGTCGGGTCGTCGGCCGTGCCCAGTGCGTTGCGCAGCCACTGCTCCACGCCCGCGACGTGCACGGTCGCCCACGAGCGCGCCAGTTCCGGCTCGCGGGCCGCGATCGCCTCGTAGATCGCCGAGTGCTGTTCCCGGGTCTTCGCGACCGCGCCCTCCTGGGTGAGGCCGCGCCAGATCCGGGCCCGCGCGGTCGGTCCGGAGAGGCTGTCGAGCAGCGAGCAGAGCACGGGGTTGCCGGAGCCGTCGGCGATCTTGCGGTGGAACTGGAGGTCGTTGGCGACGAGCGCCTCGACGGTCGGCGAGTCGGCCAGCTCACCGAGCAGGGTGCCCAGCTCCGCGATGTCGTCGTCGCTCATGTGCAGCGCGGCCAGCGCGGTCGCGGCCGGCTCGAGGATCCGCCGCACGGCGAGGAAGTCGAGCACGGTGTCGTCGCGGTGGAAGTCGACCACGAACGTCATCGCGTCGAGCAGCAGGTTCGGCTCGAGGCTGGTGACGTACGTGCCGTCGCCCTGGCGCACGTCGAGCACCCGGATCAGGCACAACGCCTTCACGGCCTCCCGCAGGGAGCTGCGCGAAAGCCCGAGCCGCTGGGCCAGCTCGGCCTCCTTCGGCAGCCGGTCGCCGGGCGCCAGCTCGCCGGAGATGATCATGTCCTTGATCTTGTCGATCGCGACATCGGTGACGGGCATCGTGTCCGCCCTTCCCTGCAACAGACCTCGGATGTTTGGGTGTTACTCCCCAGCGTGCCATGTCCCGGCGAAGGAGTGGTCATGACCCACGGTCCCGCACCACAAAGAGTGGCTCTCCACACGAAGCTGAAACCCGGCAAGGAGGCCGAGTACGAGTCCGTCCACGCCGTGATCCCGCCCGAGCTGGACGTCGCGCTGCGGGCGGCCGGCGTCCGCACCTGGCGGATCTGGCGTAACGGCCTCGACCTTTTCCACGTCCTCGAAGTCGACGACTACGCGGCGATGCGCGCGGCGTTGCGGGAGCACCCCGCGAACGTCCCGTGGCAGGCCAGGATGGCCGAGCTGCTGGCCGTGGAGGACGACTACTCCGGCGACGACACCGGCATCGGGCTGGTCTGGGAACTGCCGGTGAAGGAGTGACCGCGTGAACCTCTCCCTGTCCCCGCTCGGGCTCGGCTGCGCGCAGCTGGGCAACCTGTACCACGCGATCACCGACGAGACGGCGGCCGCGACCGTGCGGCGCGCGTGGGACGAGGGCGTCCGCTACTTCGACACCGCGCCCCACTACGGCCTCGGGTTGTCCGAAGCCCGCCTCGGCGCGGCCCTGCGCGAGTTCCCGCGCGAGGAGTACGTGCTGTCCACGAAGGTCGGCCGCGTGCTGGAGCCGAACCCGGGCGGCGCGGGAGAGAAGGACGACGAGGGCTTCGCCGTCCCGGCCGCCTACAAGCGCCGGTGGGACTTCAGCCGCGACGGCGTCCTGCGGTCGTTCGAGGACAGTCTCACCCGGCTGGGCCTCGACCGCGTCGACGTCGTCTACGTCCATGACCCGGACGACCACTTCGAGGAGGCCCTGCGCGGTGCCTTCCCGGCGTTGCGCGAGCTGCGGGACCAGGGCGTGATCGGCGCGTTCGGCGCCGGGATGAACCAGGCGCCGATGCTCGGGGAGTTCGTCCGCCGGACCGACCTGGACGTCGTGCTGGTGGCCGGGCGCTACACGCTGCTCGACCAGGCCGCGCTGGACGAGCTGCTGCCGCTGTGCGCCGAGCGCGGCGTCACGGTGGTGGCCGGCGGGGTGTTCAACGCCGGCATCCTGGCCACCGCGGAACCCGGCCGGGTCTACGACTACGCCGAGGCGCCCGCCGAGCTCGTCGAGCGAGCGCAGCTGATCGCGAAGATCTGCGCGCGGCACGGCGTCGAGCTGCCGGAGGCCGCGCTGGCCCTGCCGATCGCCCATCCCGCGGTGGCGTCGGTCGTCGTCGGCGCGCATGATCCGGAGCAGGTGAGCGTGAACGCGCGGCGCGCCCGGGCCGTCGTGCCGCCGGAGCTGTGGGCCGAACTGGTCGACGCGGGACTGCTGCGCGCCGACGCCGTCATCGCCGAAGGGGTCTCATGATCGACGCGCACCACCACCTCTGGGACCCGTCGCGGCGGGCGTACCCGTGGCTGGCGGGGGGCGCGATGGACCCGATCCGCCGGCCCTACACGGCAGACGACCTGCGCGCGGTGACCAAGGCGGCCGGGGTGCACGCGACCGTGCTGGTCCAGACGGTGTCAGCGGAAGAAGAGACTGAGGAGTTCCTCGCGACGGCCGTGGCGGAACCGGTGGTCGCGGGCGTCGTCGGCTGGGTCGACCTGCGCGCCCCGGACGTCACGGACCGGCTGGCCGCGTTGCGGTCGCGGGGGCCGCTGGTGGGGATCCGGCACCAGGTGGAGGACGAGCCGGACGACGACTGGCTGCTGCGCCCGGAGATCGTGGCGGGGCTGAGCGCGGTCGGGGACGCCGGCCTGGTCTACGACCTGCTGGTGCGGCCCGCGCAGCTCGCGGCGGCGAGCGAGGTCGCGCTGCGGCTGCCGGGGTTGCGGCTGGTCCTGGACCACGCGGCGAAGCCGCCGATCGCGGCGGGGGAGTGGGAGCCGTGGGCCGGCGCGATCGCCGCGCTCGCCGAGCGCGAGAACGTCGTGTGCAAGCTCTCCGGCCTGGTCACGGCGGCGGACTGGTCGGGCTGGGAGGTGGCGCACCTGCGCCGCTACGTCGACCACGTGCTGGACGCGTTCGGTCCGGAACGGCTGCTGTTCGGCTCGGACTGGCCGGTCTGCGAACTGGCGGCGTCCTACGAAGTCGTCCTGGACGCGGCGGTCTCGCTGACCGGGTCCCTGTCGGACGCGGAACGCCTTGGCGTCTTCGAGCACAATGCGCGAGACGTCTACGGCCTCTGACACATGGATGCGGGCGCGGGACCTCCCCCAGGGGGTACAGGAGGTCCCACGCCCGCGGCGTGAAGGTCTGGTCCTAGAACTCGTCGTCGCTGATCATGCCGCGCAGCCGGGCGAGCGCGCGGTGCTGCGTCACGCGCACGTTGCCCGCCGAGATGCCGAGCGCTTCGGCGGTCTCCTGCGCCGAAAGGCCGACGGCGATGCGCAGCGCGAGGATCTCCTGCTGCACCCGGGGCAGCGTGGCGAGCAGCCGGCCGAGCCGGGCGCCGAGGTCGAGCGACAGGGCGCGGTTCTCCGGCTCGTTGCCGATCAGCGGCCGCTCCGGGAGCTCGGGAACGGGCTCGGAGCGGTCGCGGGCCACGGCGCGGTAGGCGTCGGCGACCTTGTTCGCCGCGATGGCGTGCACGAGGTAGAGGAAGGAACCGCCGCGGTCCTGGTAGTCCGGCAGCGCCTTCAGCACCGCGAGGCACACTTCCTGGGCGACGTCGTCCGCCGAGAGGTACGAGAGGTCACGGCCGCCCATCCGGGCGCGGCAGTACCGCACGACCACCGGCTCGATCATCTTGAGCAGGGTGTGGATGGCGGCGGGATTGCCCTCGCCCGCGTCTTTGACGAGCGGGTCGAGGTCCTCCTTGGTCAGTCGCCCACCAGGTCGGGGCAATGATTCCGGAGTGCGATAATCGCGAACCTCCGTGGCGGATTCCCCGGTGGTCCTGGACGGTGCAGTCATGGTCGTCTCCCCGGCCGACCCTCGACCGTCGCTGCCGGGGGTTCAACTCTCCGTAACGGTGTGATCGCAGGTACTCCCGGAGATCCGGTCCCACCTGCGCTCCGTGCGACGCTGGGTAATCGTAAGCACCTCCTGGCCCATCAGTCCAGATTTCAACCACCAATACCCCGTTCGCAGGAGCGACCGTGATGCAACCGCGACCAGACGCCTCACATTGCGATTAATCGCTTTCAGGATGTGCCGACTTCACCCGTCAGTGGAGCGCGATCACGGACGTGGCAGTCAAGGTCACGGCGAGCGACGTCACGGCGGGCAGCAGCCGGGGCATGGCCACCGGTTCGGCGGCACGCAACGCCCGTTCGCGGGCCGCGCCGACCCCCGCGAGCAGGGCGGACGTCGCCGCGGAGAGCAGAACGGGCAGGAGTGCGAGGCCCCAGTGGCGCAGTGCGGCCGAGTGGAGCAGCAGAAGGGTGCAGGCGGCGGAGGCCAGGGCGGTTCGCCGCCAGGCCAGCCCGGTCCGCTCCGCCTGCGCACCGGCGGGGGTGGTCACGGTGCCACCGGTGCGGTGAGACCGGAGTAGTCGCGAACGGCCGATAATCCGACTGCCAATAAGCCGGCGGCCGGGACGGGTCCGGGGGCGCCGGGCCGGCCCGGGACGCCGGTTTCGGGGCACCACGGACGGTGACCGAACGGTGTGGCGGCCGTCACGACAGCGCCAGCAGGACGGCCGCGGTGAGGATGAGGAGGAACAGGCCCGCCGTCAGCACCACGATCATCAGGCTGCGCGGTAGCGGCTCACCGGCCCGCATCGCGATCTGCACGCGCCGCCAGCGCGGGTACGCCGCCGCGGCGAGCACGGCCGCCAGGGCCACGCACAGCCCGGCGAGCACGGCGCTGGCCCCGGCCGGGGCGGGCACGAGCTGGTGCACGGCGACCCCTCCGGCGAGCAGGCCGAGCGCGGTGCGCAGCCAGGCGAGGAAGGTGCGCTCGTTGGCCAGCGTGAAGCGGTAGTCCGGTTCGGTGCCGCCCTCGTGGGGCTTGATGTCTTCGCGCGGGGCCACGCCCGCACGCTAGCCGGTGTGCGCGGCCTCGGCCTCTTCGTCGCGGTGCGCGAAGACCCACCAGCGCAGCACCGCGAACCGCACGAACCCGCCGACCAGGCTGGACAGCAGCAGCGTGCCCGTCTCCTCCCACGACGTCGGCCGGTCGACGACCGCGTCGAGGATCGCCAGCACCGCCGAGCCGTACCCGGCGTAGAAGGCGAAGGTGAGGAGGTCCTGCAGGTGCCGCTTCCCGGCGTTGCTCTGCCGCCCGGCGAAGGTGACGCGGCGGTGGAACTCGGTGTTCCCGACCGTCGTCAGCGCGATCGCGACCAGGTTCGCCACCTGGGAGCCGAGCCGGTCGCGCAGCAGGAGGAACAGAGCGGCCTGGACGCCGGTCGTCACGACACCGGCCACGACGTACCACGCCGCGTGCGTCCCGAGTTCGTGGTGGCGGTCCGGGTCGGTGGCGATGAGCCGGTGTCCGGGTGCGCACCTGGTGGTGGCCATGATCCGAAGCTACTCCGCCTTCACAAACTTGTGAATATGTTAAACCCGTTGAAGAAATGTGATCCCGGTGACATCGCGGGCGTTTCGGGCCCCGGCACCTCGGGTAGGTCCCCGGCAATGACTATTACCTACGCGCCGGGAGAAACCAGTGAGTGACCGCGACTCGGCCGAATCGGACAGCCTGAGCCCCAGCGAGGCGCTGGACGAGGACGAGCTGCGCGTCGACCCGCTCGAAGAGGGCGTCGAACCGCCCGAGCACTGGAGCGCCGCCGACCGGTACGGCACCACGCCCGAAGAGGTCCGCGAGGGCGAGCCGATCGACCTGCGGCTCGCGGAAGAGGAGCCGGACACCGAACCGGACCCGATCCCGGACCGCCCGCTCGCGGCCACCCCGGCGGCCGAGCTCGACGAAACCGTCGAGGACGCGCCGGCGGACTACGAGCAGGTCGTTCCCGACGACGAGGTGCCCCACCGGCACGCGAACCCGGATCCGGGCGAGCGGGCGGACTACGCGGGCGGCTCCGTGGCGGACGCCATCCGCGAGGCGAGACAGGGCTGATCCGCTCACGCTGCGCGTCCGTTCGGGCGCATTTAGCGTGGGACCCCAGTGCACCGGACCGCGACGAAGGGAAGGCCGAAGATGCTGACCGTGACCGAAGCCGCCGCCGAGGCGATCACCGCACTGACCAGCCAGGGCGACGGGGACGCCGGGCTCCGCCTGGCGGTTCAGAACGCCGAGGGCGAAAGCGCCCAGCTGGCTTTGTCCGTGGCGCCGGAACCCGCGGAGGGTGACAGCGTGCTCGGCGCCGACGAGGGACCGAAGGTGTTCCTCGAACCCCAGGCGGCGGCGCTCCTGGACGACAAGGTGCTCGACGTCCAAGAGGACGATGCCGGCGGAGTGGCCTTCGCCGTGCTGCCGCAGCACACGAGCTGACCGCGGCGGACGGGCCTTTCTCCTTGGGTGTGGAAGGCCCGTTCGCCCGCTCTACCGCCTTCGCCAGGCGCTGACCAGGATCGCGGCCCGCACGCGCAGCAGCTCGGCCGCGTTGGCCCGCGCGTGGTCCAGTGATTCCGCGTGGTCGATCAACGCGCTGCTCGCGATGACGCCCAGGCTCGCCAGCCCGGCCTCGTCGAGCTGGATCCGCCCCGCCAGCGCCATCAGCGGCACCCCGAGCGGCCGGGCGCGTGCCGCGATTCCCGCCGGGGCCTTGCCGTTGAGACTCTGCTCGTCGAGTGATCCCTCGCCCGTGATGACCAGGTCCGCGCCGTCGAGGGCGGCGTCCACCCCGGTCAGCCCGGCGATCAGGTCGAACCCGGACTCCACCGTCGCGCCGAGGCCCGCGATCGCGCCCGCCGCGACGCCGCCACCCGCTCCCGCACCCGGCACCCGTGACACGTCCGGGGCGCCGCCCACCTGCAGCGCGTGGGCCCAGCGGCCCAGCGCCGCGTCGAGCGCCGCCACCTCTTCCGGGCCCGCGCCCTTCTGCGGCCCGAACACCGCCGCCGCGCCGTCCGGGCCGAGCAGCGGGTTCGTCACGTCCGTCGCGACCGCGACACGCACGCCTTCGAGCCGCTCCCGCACCGGCGTCAGCTCGGTCGACGCGACCCGCGACAGCGTGCCGCCGCCGAGGCCGACCGGGGCGCCGAACGCGTCGAGCACGCCGGCGCCGAGCGCGCTCAGCATGCCGGCGCCGCCGTCGGTGCTGGCCGTGCCGCCGACCGTCAGGACCAGCCGCGTCGCGCCGTGCACGAGCGCGTCGCCGAGCAGTTCGCCGACGCCCCAGGTGTGCGCGGCCAGCGCCGTTTCCGGCCCGGGCTCGACGAACTCGATGCCGCACGCGCGCGCCGACTCGACGTAGGCGGTGCCGTCGAGCACGGCGTAGCGCGCCTTGACCGGTTCGTCGAGCGGGCCGCGGACGGTCAGCCGGACGATCCGGGCGCCCGCGGCTTCCAGCACGTCGAGGGTGCCTTCGCCGCCGTCGGCGACCGGGCAGGTGACGATCTCGGCGTCCGGCAGCGCGTCCCGCACGCCGAGCGCGATGGCTTCCGCGGCTTCGACCGCGGTGAGACTGCCCTTGAACTTGTCCGGCGCGATGACGACGCGGGTCACGGCTTCACCTCCGTCAGCGGGGCACGCCCGCCGAGCACTTCGACGACGTTGCGGGCGGCCAGCACGGCCATCGCGGTGCGGGTCTCGATTGTGGCCGACCCGAGGTGCGGGCTGAGCACGACGTCGTCGCGGCCGAGCAGCCGCGGTTCGACGTCGGGTTCGTGCTCGAAGACGTCCAGCGCGGCGCCGGCGATCTCCCCGGCCTCGAGCGCGTCGGCGAGGGCCGCCTCGTCGACGACCGGGCCGCGGGTCGTGTTCACCAGGAAGGCGCCGGGTTTCATGGCGCGCAACGCGGCGGCGTCGATCAGGTGCCGCGTCTCCGGCGTCAGCGGGCAGTGCAGCGAGACGACGTCCGAGCGCTCCAGGAGTTCTTCGAAGGAAACGGAACCCTGGCTCGACCGTCCGGTGTAGACGATCGTCATGCCGAACGCTTCGGCCCGCTTCGCCACCGCCCGGCCGATCTGGCCGAACCCGACGATCCCGAGCGTCTTGCCCTGCAGCCCCGAGCCGAGCAGGAAACCGAGGTGGAACGACCACGGCGTGCGCGAACGCAGCAGCCGTTCGCCCTCGCCGAGGCGTCGCGTGACGGCGAGCAGCAGGCCGAAGGCGAGGTCGGCGGTGGCGTCGGTGAGCACGCCCGGGGTGTTGGTGACGACGACGCCGCGTCCGGCCAGCGCCGGGACGTCGACGTTGTCGTAGCCGACCGCGACGTTCGCGACGACCTTGAGATCCGGCCCGGCGGCGTCGGCGAGCGCGCCGTCGAGCCGGTCGTGGAGCATGCCGACCACCGCCGCCGCGCCGACCGCGAACTCGTGCAGCTCGGCGGGCGAGAGCGGCCGGTCCGCCGGGGACACCACGACCTCGCCCGCCTGCGCGAGCACCGCCACCGCGTCGTCGGGAATCCACCGGGTCACCACGATCTTGGGCACCCGGACAGCTTAGCCGCGCTGGACCGCCCCGAGAACGATCTCCGACTGCGCCGCCGCGCCCGCGCCGTTGGGGTGGAAGGGGAAGGCCAGCAGCAGCGGGTTGCTCACCGAGACCGGGATCAGGCCCTCGGCGTAGCGCACGGTGGGCGCCTGGCACGCGTCGTGGCCGACGGTCGGGGTGTAGGTGTCGACGAGCTCGGCGCCGTTGGCCCCGGCGACCCGCGCGAGCATGGCGTTCATCTGGAGGAACTTCGCCTGCAGGTAGGCGACGTCGCCGTCGGCGATCGGGATCACCGGCCAGCACCCCTTCCCGCTCGCGGGCAGCCCGGCGAGGTAGTTCACCAGCAGGACCCGCGCCTGCGGCGAGCGCGCGTGGATCGCCTGCAGCGCGTCGGCGATCTTGGGCTCGGTCGCCGTGACGGCGTTCTCCAGCTGGTCGACGCCGCCCGCGGTGAACTTCGCCTTGCACGTGCTCACCGGCAGCAGGGTGAGGCACTTGGTCACGGCGGAGGCGAGCCCGATGTCGTTGCCGCCGATGCCGACGGTCACCAGGTCGGTGGTCGGCGTGAGCCGGTCGAACTGCGGTGGGTTCGTCCCGCCGAGCGGCAGCTTCTGCGGCTGCGTGAAGTCGGGCGTCGCGGCGCCGCCGCAGCTCGCGTCGCGGAAGGTTTCGACGCCGAGCGCGCCGGCCACCTCGTGCGGGTAGTCCGATGTGGATTGTGCGCAGTCGAGCGGGGTGAACTGCGTCGTGGGCGGGAGAGTGACGAAGACGTCGGCGGTCCACGAATCACCCAGCGCCACGTACTCGTGGTAGCTGGTGCTCGCCGACGCCGGAGCGGCGAAGGCGAGCGCGGCGATCGCGGGCACGGCGAGAAGGGTGAACAGGCGCCTGCGCATGCTGCCTCCGTTGGCGAGCGGCGAAGTGAAGACCTTTCACATTCGACGCGCAGCCGGTGAAAGTCAATCCTGCTCACCCGTCCTGGTGACTCCGGTCGGCGTGGGTATTCAGACCCTGGTCAGCCGCACCACCGCGCTCGCGTAGCCGCTCCCCGGCAGCGTGACGTCGATCCCGTGGCTCAGCAGCACCGCGCCGTGGTGCACGACGCCGTCCTGGTCCCGGTACCGCGCCGCCGGATCGAGCCCGGCCAGCCGCGGCGGCGTGACCGGCCGCGCGAACTCCGCGGGCCGCCGCCAGAAGATCACCACGACGTCACCACCCAGCACGTACTGCACCGCGGTCAGCGCCGAGCGTGCCGGATCCGCCAGCCGGTACAGCTCGCCGTGCTGCACCACGGGTCGGATCTCCTTGTACAGCGCCACGAGCGCCGTTGCCTCGGCGAGTTCTTCGGAGGACCACTTGGGCAGGTCCCCGCCCAGGCCGAGCACGCCCGCCATCGCGACGTGGAACCGGAAGCTCAGCGGCGCCTCCCGGCCGGTGGTCGGGTTCGGGCTGTCGGTGACCCAGGCCGACATCGTGCCGGCGGGGTAGAGCTGGCCGTAGCCGTGCTGGATGGTGATCCGGTCGGCCGCGTCCGTGTTGTCCGACACCCAGATCTCGTCGGTGCGCGCGAGGATCCCCAGGTCGGTGCGGCCGCCGCCACCCGCGCACCCCTGGATCCGCAGGGCGGGGTGATCGGCCCGCAGCCGGTCGAAGATCGCGTGGACCGCGCGGACGTGGTCGATCCACAGCCGTCCCGGATCCGCGCTCGAGGGCCACCCGGCCTCGGTGAACGCGCGGTTCATGTCCCACTTGAGGTAGTCGATCCCGTGCTCGCCGACGAGCCGGTCGAGCCACTCGTGCGCCCAGTCCGCGACGTCCGGGCGGGCGAAGTTGAGCACGAGCTGGTTGCGCAACGTCGTGCGCGTGCGGTTCGCCATGTGCAGCACCCAGTCGGGGTGCGCGCGGTAGAGGTCGCTGTCCGGGTTGACCATCTCCGGCTCGACCCACAGCCCGAACTCCATCCCGTGCGCGTGCACGGCGTCGACGAGCGGCCCGAGCCCGGCGGGGAAGCGCTGCTCGTTGGCGGTCCAGTCGCCGAGACCGGCGGCGTCGCCGGTGCGCGCGCCGAACCAGCCGTCGTCCATCACGAACAGCTCGGCGCCGAGCTTCGCGGCGGCCTCGGCGAGGTGCGTTTCGGTCCGCTCGTCGACGTCCCAGCCGGTGGCCTCCCAGGAGTTGTAGACGATCGGCCGCAGCTCGCCGGAGTGCGGCTGGACGAACTCGCGGACGTAGGAGTGCCAGCGCCGGCTCGTGCCTCCGAAGCCGTCGGCCGCGTAGAGCCCGGCGAACACCGGCGTCTCCCAGGTCTCCCCGGGCTTCAGCCGCCAGGAGACGTTCTCGTGCCCGAACCCGCCGGTCCAGGTGACGCGGCCGGTGTGCGTGTGGCCGACCGTGATCCGCCAGCTGCCGCTCCACGCCAGCGCGGTCGACCAGACCTCACCGGACGTCTCCGTCGCGTCGCCGGCGTCGAGCATCACCCAGGGGTTGACCTGGTGGCTCGACACGCCGCGACGGCTGGTCAGCGTGGTTTCGCCGACGGGCAGCGGTTCGCGCAGCACGCCGTACTCGGCACTCCAGGCACCGGACGTCCGGCTCAGCCGCGCGCCGTCGCGCCGGGGGAGCGTCCAGGACGCTGAATCCGTGCGCAGCAAGGCAATCTCCGCGTCCCCCGTGGTGCGCAGGGTCGTCCACCGCTCGATGACGTCGCTGCGAACGCGGTAGTGCAGCGAGAGTTCCAGCGGGTAGTGGCGGTCGGCCAGCCGCACCACCAGGGCGCCGTTCTCGAGTGAATACCCCGCGTAACGCCACTCCAGCGCCGACGTCCCGTCCTCGAACCGGACGGCCAGCGCCGCGACGCCGAAGAACGCGCCGCCCTCGGCCGGCAGTTCGAGCCGCTCGTCGCCCGGCTCGTCGAAGCTGCTCTCGGCCGGGTTGCGGCGCTCGGCGACCTGCGCGGCCTGCTCCAGCGTCAGCGGCGGCCCCCAGTGGACGTGCCGCGGCCGGTCGTCGGCGTCGAGCCGGAAGGCGTACGAGCTCTCCGGGGTGCGCAGCAGCCACAGCCGGTGCGCGGGGTCGTGTTCCACGAGCGACATGGTCCTGAGCGTAGGCACGACCAGCCGAAAAATAAATTCTTGACGAAGTTAATTAATCCTGCCTACCCTTCCGGCCATGCCTCGCAGTGCACCGGCAAGGGCGCCGATCACCAGTCCCGCGGCCGCGACCGTGTTCACCACGGTCCTGACCGAGGGGCCGGTCTCCCGCGT
This genomic window contains:
- a CDS encoding alpha-galactosidase; its protein translation is MSLVEHDPAHRLWLLRTPESSYAFRLDADDRPRHVHWGPPLTLEQAAQVAERRNPAESSFDEPGDERLELPAEGGAFFGVAALAVRFEDGTSALEWRYAGYSLENGALVVRLADRHYPLELSLHYRVRSDVIERWTTLRTTGDAEIALLRTDSASWTLPRRDGARLSRTSGAWSAEYGVLREPLPVGETTLTSRRGVSSHQVNPWVMLDAGDATETSGEVWSTALAWSGSWRITVGHTHTGRVTWTGGFGHENVSWRLKPGETWETPVFAGLYAADGFGGTSRRWHSYVREFVQPHSGELRPIVYNSWEATGWDVDERTETHLAEAAAKLGAELFVMDDGWFGARTGDAAGLGDWTANEQRFPAGLGPLVDAVHAHGMEFGLWVEPEMVNPDSDLYRAHPDWVLHMANRTRTTLRNQLVLNFARPDVADWAHEWLDRLVGEHGIDYLKWDMNRAFTEAGWPSSADPGRLWIDHVRAVHAIFDRLRADHPALRIQGCAGGGGRTDLGILARTDEIWVSDNTDAADRITIQHGYGQLYPAGTMSAWVTDSPNPTTGREAPLSFRFHVAMAGVLGLGGDLPKWSSEELAEATALVALYKEIRPVVQHGELYRLADPARSALTAVQYVLGGDVVVIFWRRPAEFARPVTPPRLAGLDPAARYRDQDGVVHHGAVLLSHGIDVTLPGSGYASAVVRLTRV